The following is a genomic window from Octopus sinensis linkage group LG20, ASM634580v1, whole genome shotgun sequence.
TTTGGAGACAATGCAAAAATCAGTGGCAAAAGAAGGAGATGTGCTTTCAGTTGACCCAAAAGCTTCTAGTAATGAATTGCTTATCACCAATATCCAAGGGGGACATGAGGTAATAATGGTTGATATTGGTAGTGCAGCATCTATTGTTACTGAGACAATAAAAACCTCTACTGATGCAGACCTTGAGGGAACCGAGCAAAAAGACAATAATCAACaatatgtatttgatgttgttggTTCCGAAGAACAGTCAGCAGGCAATTTATTAACAGCTAAATCTGGCTCTACTCTTTTGACAACCACTTCAACTGTGACCAGTACTCTTGgatcaacaaccacaacatccATTAATACACAGGCTGCTTCCAAATTTAGAGATGCTGGTCAGCAAACTGAGAAATCTCGGCAAGCAGCTGAACAAAAACAATCTGTACTATCAGCAACATTGCCGCCAAAGCAGACTGTAGTCTCACAAGCTGTATCTCAAGCTAAGCAAGTTCAGGTTCAGTCTACATCTCCTTCAAATCCAGTTGTATCTTCTCAGCATGTTCAGCTTATTAATAAACAAGCTGGACAGTCTACATCCGCTTCTACACCATCTACAATTAACACCTCTAAACAGATGCAGGTAACATCTCAATTGCCAACAAAACAGACATTTGTATTTGCTCCAAAACCAGCTCAGGTGGCACAAACCTCATTACTGAAACAGGCACAAACAACTCAGCAAACTTTGCTTAAACAACCAGTAACAAGTGCATCTTTGCCGAAATTGGACCAATCCCAGCAAAGTACAGTTTCTAAGTTGGTTACAACACAGCCAATCACTTATACTCAGGCTAAACAATCTTCTCAGCTCCAGTCAGCAGTTACTCCTTCTAAACTTGTACCTTCCAAAGTATCACTAATATCTGCACCTAGACCATCGACTGTAAGTCCAcagacaataacaataaaacagcCACAAGCTCAACAGGTTTCTTTGCAACAGATGGCTTCGATGTCTAAAACAGGGCAGTCCTTACTTCAGCCGTCACAAGAAGCTCAAGTACAATCGTCTGTAAAGACCACGCCTGTGCAGTTGAAGCAAACAGTTACTCAGCCAATAACACTTCCACAATCTAAACAAATTGTACTACAATCATCCACCACATCTCCACAGAAACAGACTCAACCCCAACAGATTACTACATGGCAAGTCCAATCGCCAGTATCAAAACCAGCACAGTCGGTACAAGTTAAACCAGGTCTCCAAGTTTTACAGCCAAAACCCATTCAGCGTTTACAACCAAAAGAAGGAGTGCAAGCACAAGCTAGCAtactgcaacaacagcaacagcctaAGCAAATAGCAAAATCTCCAACAACACAAGTGCAAATGACTTCTACACAACAGTTGTCGGCTAAAACTACGACTGCACAACCAGTAACAAAACAAATTATTGTACAACAGTCTCCGAAAACAGTTACAGTGCAACAGCAGCAATCCACTAAACCAATTactgtacaacaacaacagcagcagtcccCTAAAACAGTTACTATACAGCAGCAGCCTTCTAAACCAGTAacactacaacagcagcagccttCTAAACCAGTTACagtacaacaacagcagcctTCTAAAACAGTTACTATACAGCAACAGCAGCCTTCTAAGCCAGTTACAGTACAGCAGCAGCTTTCTAAACCAGGTACAGTGCAACAAGCTACAAAGTCAATTATAATACAACAACCAGCCAAATTGGTCTCAGCACAACAGCAGCCAGTAAAATCAGTTACAATACAGCAGCAAGTACCAGTAAAATCAACAGCTGTTCAACAACAGCAGCCTACTAAAACAATTTCAGTGCAACAGCAATCTGAAAAGCCAGCAGTGGTGCTACAGCAACCGGCCAAGTCTGTTACTCTTGTACAGCAACCTGCAAAATCTGTGACTTTGGTACAGCAACCGCCTTTAAAAGTAACATCcttgcaacaacagcagcaaaccaCAAAGTCTGTAACCGTGCAACAGCAAACTGTAAAGTCAACAACTTTGTCTCAGTCAGAGCCAGGTAAAACAACTGTAACACAACTGCCAGTTAAGGCTGTTGTCTCACCACAGACGCAAAAACCTATTGTTGTGCAAGTGCAAAAGCCAGTTCAAACAACACAGGCAGCAGTGACCCAAgtttcatcacaacaaacattGAAGCCATCGCAGCCTGCTGTCACTACTTTAGTTTCTATTCCGTCACAGCAACAATTACCAAAAACTGTAACTGAAACACTTGTTGGTCAGCAGCAATCAGCAAAATCAGTTAATGTTCAGCAGTTAGTTAGTCAACAAGAACCTATTATTCAGAAGCAGGTGATGTCAGCTGCATCTACATTACAACAACCACAGTCTAAAATCTTATCTGTCACTCAACCAGCCTCCACGCAACCTAGTACGGTACAACAGCAAACCTCAAGACTACATGAAAGTGTGCCAAAAGGCCAAACTCCAGAATCAAAAATATTCTCAGATGTTAAATCTAAAGATCAACAGCAATCCTCCACTGCACAATCACAACAGCTTAAAAGTATGAGATCATTGGTAGTGCAACCAGGGAAAGCTCCAGAAACTGTACAAAAGGAAAAATCTTTAGGAACAGAAACAAAAAGGACAGAAGCAGTGTTGAACACTGTAAAGAAAGCAATGGTATCACAAGAAGTGGGGAAGAAACCAGAACATGTGCAAGATGTTCAGAAACAGACAGAATCATTACAGAAGGCTAGTAAGGAATCAGGCACACCACCTGTGAGTGTTAGAAGAACAGAAATACCACAGGAAGCTGGGAAGAAAGCAGAGCATTTGCAAGATACTGCAAAGAAAATAGACCTTTCCAAAGATGTTGCAAAGAAAGTGGAACTGTCAAAAGAGGCTGCAAAGAAGATGGAATCATCAAATGAGGCTGCGAGAAAAGTGGAGCCACCAAAAGATGTTGGGAAGAAGGTGGAATTGCCAAAAGATGCAAAGAAAGTTGAACCACAAAAAGACGTTCCAAAGAAGGTTGAACCACCAAAAGATGTTGCAAAGAAGGTAGAGCCACCAAAAGATGTTCCAAAGAAAGTGGAACCACCAAAAGATGTTGCAAAGAAGGTAGAACTTTCAAAAGATGTTCCAAAGAGGGTTGAACCACCAAAAGATGTTGGAAAGAAGGTAGAAATGCCAAAAGAGGTTGCAAAGAAGGTGGAGCCTCCAAAAGTAGAAGTACTAAAAGATACTGCGAAGAAGATGGAAGTGTCAAGAGATGCTGCCAACAAAGTAGAACCATCAAAGGATGCCACAAAGAAAGTGGAACCACCAAAAGATGCTGCAAAGAAGGTGGAACCACCAAAAGATGCTGCAAAGAAAGTAGAACCACCAAAAGATGCAGCAAAGAAGGTAGAGCCACCAAAAGATGCAGCAAAGAAGGTAGAGCCACCAAAAGATGCAGCAAAGAAGGTAGAGCCACCAAAAGATGCAGTAAAGAAGGTGGAACCTCCAAAAGATGTTCCAAAGAAGGTAGAACCACCAAAAGATGCTGCAAAGAAGGCAGAATCACCAAAAGATGCAGCAAAGAAGGTAGAGCCACCAAAAGATGCTGCAAAAAAGACAGAACCACCGAAAGATGCTGCAAAGAAGGTAGAGCCACCAAAAGATGCTGCAAAGAAGGCAGAACCACCAAAAGATGCCACAAAGAAAGTGGAACCACCAAAAGATGTTACAAAGAAAGTGGAACCATCAAAAGATGCTGCAAAGAAAGTGGAACCTTCAAAGGATGTTGGAAAAAGGGTAGAGCCACCAAAAGATGCTGTAAAGAAAGTGGAATCACCAAAAGATGCTGCAAAGAAGGTAGAACCATCGAAAGAGCTTGGAAAAAAGACAGAGTCGCCAAAAGATGCTGCAAAAAGAGCTGAACCTATTAAAGATGCTGGGAAAAAGGTAGAAAGTGCGAAGGATGCTGCAAAAAAGGCAGAGGTACAAAAAGATATTGGGAAGAGAGCAGAACCTGTGAAAAAGGTGGAGTCACCAAAAGATGCTCAGAAAGTAAAAGATGTTGGAAGAAAAGAAGTATCAAAAGATACTGGGAAAAAGACAGAATTTGCCAAAGATGTTGAGAAGACAGAATCACCGAAGAAAGTGGAGGTGTCTCAGGAAACTGTAAAGAAGGCAGAATCTTTGAAAGAAGCAGCTGGGAAGAAAGCAGAAACAACAAAGGAGACTAATCAGCAAAGTTCTATGACAAAAACTGTCGGGGAATTAAAATCTATATCTATTAATAAACCAAAAGAAGATGCAGCTGTAGCTGGCCAGACGCAGACAGTGAAGGTACAAGTACCAATGACCAGTATTTTAAAACAAGTAGGGGAAACTAACAAGGAAGTGCAACAAGTTGAACCACCTCAAAAGATGCAGAAGTTTGACTCTCCAAAATACCAGTTAAAGTCCTCCACCACCAGTGCTGCAGGACATCATTTAGGAGTTGTCAGCATTCCAGAAATGACTGTTACTACACAAGCGAATCAAGCAGTTGTTGGTACTCTAGAAAGTCAAGTGGAGGTTGTGAGTACTCCAAGTAACCAAGTAGAGATTGTCAGTACTCCAAGTAACCAAGTAGAGATTGTCAGTACTCCAAGTAACCAGGTAGAGATTGTTAGTACTCCGAGTAATCAAATAGAAGTTGTGAGCACCCCGGAAAATAAAGTAGAAGTTGTTGGTGCGTCAGGGAACCAATTACAAGTTTTTGGAACTCAAATGAGTCAACTGGAAGTTGTTGGAGCTTCTGGAAATCAGTTGACAGTTGTCAGTACTTCAGGGAATCAACTGGCACTTGTTAGTACCCCTAGCAACCAACTAGAAACATTTAGTATTTCAGAACAGCAGCTTCAGGTTGTTGCTGGTGGGGAGACTCTATTGCAAACAGTTAACAGTGGAGAGCAGCCACTAGAAGCATTGGATGGCcagacacaacagcaacaactagagGCAGTAGTTTTACAAGATCAGGGAACACTTAGTATACAACAATTAGCAGCCAGTCAACAAGCTGTAACTGAACAGCAAGACGATGTACAGATTATTGAGTGTGCAACTCCAGATTTGACTGGGAACAAAGGACAAACAGAAGCAGCAACTCCAAGACGTAGAGGTAGGCCACCTAAGTCTACTACTCCAGCAGCATCTCAGGCCACTAAAAGCACAGATAGTGAGTTTGAAACTCCAAAATCCAGTAACCGATCTTTACGTGTTCGGAGCAAAGAAACCAGTGGTGATGAATCAGAGCCTAGTGCTACAAaagaaaccaaacaaacaaagagaAAGTCTTCCAAAGAAACTGATTTATCCGAAGACGCTGAACAAAGTGTTGATAGTGCAGGGGAATCTAAGAATGAATCTACTTTAAAACGAAAGCGAGGTAGGCCTCGGAAAGATGATCCTCCTAAGAAAGCAGAAAAAGCAACCACTGAAAAACACGACACGCCTTCTTCAAGTCAAAAGAGAGGTCGTCCAAGAAAAGATTCATTAGAAAAGAATTATGATGTTGATTCTCCAGAAGGACGAGCTAAACGTCAGAAGATTAgcaatgaagaagaggaggaggacgaagAAGAAGGTAGGCGCCGTTCTGGCAGAATAAAGAAAGGTCAGGAAGAAAAGTCACAGAAAAAGTCCTCTCCTGAAACATCTactaagaaaaaggaaaaattatctTCAAAGGGCAAGGACGCAGCAAAAGAATCACCGAATGTGTCAAAGAAAGCTGAAGATACTCTGCCACGTCGTGGTAGACCAAAAAGTAAGGAAACACCAAAATCTGCAAAGAAAGATGCTGAGAGTATTGAAGTAGCTGAGAAATCTTCAGGTCGCCGATCAAAGGCAGCGAGTGAGAAAGATGGTGAGCCAGTTGCTAGCACTTCTGGAATTAAGTATGTCAGGAAGCGTAAGGCTGAATTTGATGACGATGAGGTGCCTTCAGAAGAAAGTGATGAAGCTGTTAGTGAATTATCAAGAATTGATCTTCCATCTAAAGTTTCTATGGCTTCGCCAAAAAAGAAAGCAAGGTATTTTGAAGATACTGCTGTAGGTACAAGTACAATTTATGATgatagtgaagatgatgatgttgacgaagatgaagaggaggaagaggagattgAAGAAGTTGAGGaagacgacgaggatgatgacgaAAGTGATGAATATATAGGAACTGTTATCACTTCTCCTAGAAGTAAAACCATGTCGTATTCTCATATTAAAAGTAGTAATGAATCCATGCGAGACATGAAACAGGAGCCTCTTGAAATGGAAGTAGAGGACATGGAAGGGTATATTGAAGATAAAAATGACAATACTATTGAAGACAGAGATGATAGAGAGGAAATTTATGAGCTTGAAGAAGAATCTTTGTCAAGAATTATCTGTGGAGATGATGGAGCAGTTCTCACTCCTATTAGAGTTCACAGGCGGAGACTTGATGACAAACAAGATGATATTTATAACATTGATCAAATTGATGAGGATGAGTTTTTGGCTGCAAAAAATGCTGCTATGCAAGACAAATCTCCAAGGACACCACAGACACCTCAGTTTGTTGAGGTTGAAACTGTTTTTGAATCTCCTGGTAGACGAtctgtacaaacacagacagatccACGActgagaaaaaagaaatttgGACCACTTGGGCAAGAAGGTGAAATTGATGAAATAGATGCAGATGATGGAGATCTTTATAGAAGACGTCGCCGAAAGAAGGAAGAGTCAGATTTCAGTTTATTTGAAGATGAACCGAAGCGCAAGAGTGTTAAAAGAAACACTGAAGAAGCTCTGAAATGTCCATTTTGCGATAAGGCCTTCATTGGTCTGGTAAAGCATATTAAGAGTAAACATCGCCATGAAGCAGATTATGATGAAGAAATGCGTAATGCAAAATGGAGAGAGCGTATCATGAAAGTTTCAACACAAGGTGGGGACGAAGCTGGTGAGACCTGTTCTGAATGTGGTAAGGTCACGAAAAATATGAAGCGCCATCAAGAACTTCACCAGCAAAACAGAATGCAAAGCGCTTGTCCAATTTGTGGAAAGGTAGTCTTAAGAACAGGAATCAGCTCTCACATGCGCACTGTTCATTCTGGAAGAAAGCCTTATAAATGTCCTCATTGTGATTATTCATCAGCATTCCGTGGAAATCTTAACACTCATATTAAAGGTATGCATTTGCACACTCGTCAATATCTCTGTGACGTATGCAAAGCTGCATTCAAAACTTTAGGTGCTCTTATTGGGCATACGAAACGAGTACATGAAGGTTGGAAATCTCCTaatcaaaaaattttcatttgcTCTGTCTGTGAGAAAAGGTTTACAAAGAAGTACCATGTTGACCggcacatgcttatacatacaggagaaaaaccacaCAAGTGCACTGATTGTGGCCGCTGCTTCAATAATAAGTCGAACCTTATGTCTCATATTCAATTAGTGCATAAGAAATTATCACCTTATCAATGTGATATGTGCCAGGAGACTTTTAAACGTAAGAAATTATTGCTTGAACATATTGGAAAAGTTCACGTAGCTGCTGGAGAAATGGCTCCACTGATTaaagacgaagatgatgatgatgatgaggatgaaatgTTAGATGATGGTATGGATGATGAGGAGATTGATGACATGAGAAAAGTAACCGAATTAGTACAATCTCAAGCAGTATATGCTACAGTAACTGATGGTTCAGTTGCTGAAGGAACTTATACTGCTGTTGTCACTGATGCAGCACACGAACTTAACAATCAGACAATAACTACATTACAAACAGAGGGTGGACAAGAGACCATTATTATTGTGCATACAGCTAACCCAGAAGAAGTTGCTCATGCTATCGTTGAACAGGGAGATGGAACAGTGCAATACGAAACATCTGGTCAAACTATCACTGGAACAACTGCAGCTGAATTATTTTCTCAAATGCAGTCTTAAAAGGTAAGCTTGGTTTTTCTTATCAAATATACATCAATCAGtaatatgcattattattatgaaatatatcgAATTAACATTTATTTCCTTTCTATTTATCGTTGTTTGTGAgatgatttaatttatttattaacaagaCAGTGAAGTGGTAGCAAAGTACAGGagcttgatgtaatcgactagttttaACCCCAcctagaatttcaggccttgtacctctagtagaaagaattattaaacaaaGTAGTGAAGTGGCAGAATTCTTAACACACTGGAcagaatgctttgtggcatttcttcagtGTTTATGTTCCAAGGTCaacttctttcatcctttcagtgtagATGTAGTCAACTATCCCATTCACTcttaaattgctagccttgtgccaaaattgaaaccattaattttatcattattattattaacaaggcagaatcattagcacgccaggcgaaatgcttagcagtattttgcccattgctacattttgacttcaaattccaccacggtcaactttgcctttcatcctttcagggtcagtgaataaagtactagtgaagcgcaggccaatgtaatcaactacccctccccacaaatttcaggctttgtgcttttagtagaaaggattattaataattttaaaatatttttttcagtttaccTTATTAAAAGTTCctttaaattctttatatttacagGAGAGAGACCTTTCTTCCTTTTCGCTAATGGTGTAACAGCTTCAAAATATCCATTATCAGAGCACAAGATTTTGTTTCAATTCCATAGCTGGTTAGTTTTGAAATGATAATGAATATTCTTTGAAAgactttgtgttttatatatatatatatataaatatatatatatatatgtgtctgtgtgtgtgtatatatatgtgtatgtgtgtgtgtatgcataaatgaatgtgtatgtgtgtataaatatatatataaacacatacataatgtatatatacacacatacacattgtacaTCAGAAGAAGCACTTGGAAGTGTACGTTTTTGATATTGTACCATTTATAAATTGGTTGAATAGTTTTAAACCACCTCAGACGAACAATGGCTTATCAGTCCTGGTTTACAATTTAGGTGGCAACATTGTTACTTATGTTCTTTAagcttttaaaatgtttatatttctattaatatttttatctagGCTATGAATTCAAAAGGTAACTTAGAAAGCGTTTGAAATTCCGAAGATTAATTCATTGTACCTCTTTTCtggggtgggtgtgtatgtgtgtcaaatTGAATACGCATCCAAAAGAGctactattatgtgtgtgtgtgtgtattatatgctaTGATGATTGTTTATGATTTGAATGACATTGTCAGGTAGGTAtgaggccagatctagccagtgtgaatgtgtgtacgtacacacacacatatatatatatatacacacacacacacacacacatatatatacatatgcacatgtataaatatatatatatatatttgtttcagccagGTGGCTGGAGCAACACtgtgtgggaatatatatatctatgtgagtatatgtatgtctgagtaTAAAAGAAATGACTTTTGGAAAGAAATTTCGGCAAGAACTTATTTtagtttgattgattgatatCTTCGATTTATTAACTTTGTCTAGTTATATTTGttttcagaaattttaaaatattttcaatatttgattTCTATTACAAGCCACccattaaacaaatttttttactgGTAAAAATGGAAGTTCCTTTTGTCATTTTGTCACTCTATGCTTGTTGCTTCCATTATACTTTCACATTATGAAATGttccttattttttttagtttagatTTCCTCAACATAGAACTAGTTCCGATATTATTTATATTGGCGTGATCATTTGCTTCTTATGtaatattcaaataatttttctaattttttatcttCTCAATATCATctaaataatacagttctatatttaagagatgaggaattatgtatattatttacatttgacagatatttgtcctcatcttgtttgttgttaacccatTTCGGCTGTATACCCTGCAGCCTTTGTCAGGTGATACATGCCACCCCCCTCAAAATAAAGGTAGaggaacattgcaaagctgtgacacgagatattgataaatcaagtatagctgatcatgtgtggaaaaatggagaccacctccctctgtggaatgaaattaaaata
Proteins encoded in this region:
- the LOC115222603 gene encoding titin isoform X6 — translated: MEISGNNLPQSINPDTIQTQDGSIQIPSTHVGSLTSESHAVTDVDIISGTSLSSVPGAIVTSAGVQQTQTVLVSPELFTTLPQVQPTSEGIETTEVTSTTLGGVTYAFIKGLDSSLGSQATCITTPKSILTGQSGGMDVELIPVDNVALQVMAVETKSNDKEKDQDKDDGSSIKHQMIQHAVLVQDPNSQISSLTGKDTEFMTTSGNVSLSVNNTYVCEDGSTLDSTPIQITSKDSKMEEKNPALEAAIQETYFQLDHNMLKSSGVDLNKATLQASADGAQFFVIDLSETEVQNSIPMEIETEQIIKEETVSIDSSAMNIDSNNDETNEVPTESSPYYVVQHVTKTDSDQPEKYFPIKQLPADLKGLVSLSPDIKSKETPVAISLQKDLETMQKSVAKEGDVLSVDPKASSNELLITNIQGGHEVIMVDIGSAASIVTETIKTSTDADLEGTEQKDNNQQYVFDVVGSEEQSAGNLLTAKSGSTLLTTTSTVTSTLGSTTTTSINTQAASKFRDAGQQTEKSRQAAEQKQSVLSATLPPKQTVVSQAVSQAKQVQVQSTSPSNPVVSSQHVQLINKQAGQSTSASTPSTINTSKQMQVTSQLPTKQTFVFAPKPAQVAQTSLLKQAQTTQQTLLKQPVTSASLPKLDQSQQSTVSKLVTTQPITYTQAKQSSQLQSAVTPSKLVPSKVSLISAPRPSTVSPQTITIKQPQAQQVSLQQMASMSKTGQSLLQPSQEAQVQSSVKTTPVQLKQTVTQPITLPQSKQIVLQSSTTSPQKQTQPQQITTWQVQSPVSKPAQSVQVKPGLQVLQPKPIQRLQPKEGVQAQASILQQQQQPKQIAKSPTTQVQMTSTQQLSAKTTTAQPVTKQIIVQQSPKTVTVQQQQSTKPITVQQQQQQSPKTVTIQQQPSKPVTLQQQQPSKPVTVQQQQPSKTVTIQQQQPSKPVTVQQQLSKPGTVQQATKSIIIQQPAKLVSAQQQPVKSVTIQQQVPVKSTAVQQQQPTKTISVQQQSEKPAVVLQQPAKSVTLVQQPAKSVTLVQQPPLKVTSLQQQQQTTKSVTVQQQTVKSTTLSQSEPGKTTVTQLPVKAVVSPQTQKPIVVQVQKPVQTTQAAVTQVSSQQTLKPSQPAVTTLVSIPSQQQLPKTVTETLVGQQQSAKSVNVQQLVSQQEPIIQKQVMSAASTLQQPQSKILSVTQPASTQPSTVQQQTSRLHESVPKGQTPESKIFSDVKSKDQQQSSTAQSQQLKSMRSLVVQPGKAPETVQKEKSLGTETKRTEAVLNTVKKAMVSQEVGKKPEHVQDVQKQTESLQKASKESGTPPVSVRRTEIPQEAGKKAEHLQDTAKKIDLSKDVAKKVELSKEAAKKMESSNEAARKVEPPKDVGKKVELPKDAKKVEPQKDVPKKVEPPKDVAKKVEPPKDVPKKVEPPKDVAKKVELSKDVPKRVEPPKDVGKKVEMPKEVAKKVEPPKVEVLKDTAKKMEVSRDAANKVEPSKDATKKVEPPKDAAKKVEPPKDAAKKVEPPKDAAKKVEPPKDVPKKVEPPKDAAKKAESPKDAAKKVEPPKDAAKKTEPPKDAAKKVEPPKDAAKKAEPPKDATKKVEPPKDVTKKVEPSKDAAKKVEPSKDVGKRVEPPKDAVKKVESPKDAAKKVEPSKELGKKTESPKDAAKRAEPIKDAGKKVESAKDAAKKAEVQKDIGKRAEPVKKVESPKDAQKVKDVGRKEVSKDTGKKTEFAKDVEKTESPKKVEVSQETVKKAESLKEAAGKKAETTKETNQQSSMTKTVGELKSISINKPKEDAAVAGQTQTVKVQVPMTSILKQVGETNKEVQQVEPPQKMQKFDSPKYQLKSSTTSAAGHHLGVVSIPEMTVTTQANQAVVGTLESQVEVVSTPSNQVEIVSTPSNQVEIVSTPSNQVEIVSTPSNQIEVVSTPENKVEVVGASGNQLQVFGTQMSQLEVVGASGNQLTVVSTSGNQLALVSTPSNQLETFSISEQQLQVVAGGETLLQTVNSGEQPLEALDGQTQQQQLEAVVLQDQGTLSIQQLAASQQAVTEQQDDVQIIECATPDLTGNKGQTEAATPRRRGRPPKSTTPAASQATKSTDSEFETPKSSNRSLRVRSKETSGDESEPSATKETKQTKRKSSKETDLSEDAEQSVDSAGESKNESTLKRKRGRPRKDDPPKKAEKATTEKHDTPSSSQKRGRPRKDSLEKNYDVDSPEGRAKRQKISNEEEEEDEEEGRRRSGRIKKGQEEKSQKKSSPETSTKKKEKLSSKGKDAAKESPNVSKKAEDTLPRRGRPKSKETPKSAKKDAESIEVAEKSSGRRSKAASEKDGEPVASTSGIKYVRKRKAEFDDDEVPSEESDEAVSELSRIDLPSKVSMASPKKKARYFEDTAVGTSTIYDDSEDDDVDEDEEEEEEIEEVEEDDEDDDESDEYIGTVITSPRSKTMSYSHIKSSNESMRDMKQEPLEMEVEDMEGYIEDKNDNTIEDRDDREEIYELEEESLSRIICGDDGAVLTPIRVHRRRLDDKQDDIYNIDQIDEDEFLAAKNAAMQDKSPRTPQTPQFVEVETVFESPGRRSVQTQTDPRLRKKKFGPLGQEGEIDEIDADDGDLYRRRRRKKEESDFSLFEDEPKRKSVKRNTEEALKCPFCDKAFIGLVKHIKSKHRHEADYDEEMRNAKWRERIMKVSTQGGDEAGETCSECGKVTKNMKRHQELHQQNRMQSACPICGKVVLRTGISSHMRTVHSGRKPYKCPHCDYSSAFRGNLNTHIKGMHLHTRQYLCDVCKAAFKTLGALIGHTKRVHEGWKSPNQKIFICSVCEKRFTKKYHVDRHMLIHTGEKPHKCTDCGRCFNNKSNLMSHIQLVHKKLSPYQCDMCQETFKRKKLLLEHIGKVHVAAGEMAPLIKDEDDDDDEDEMLDDGMDDEEIDDMRKVTELVQSQAVYATVTDGSVAEGTYTAVVTDAAHELNNQTITTLQTEGGQETIIIVHTANPEEVAHAIVEQGDGTVQYETSGQTITGTTAAELFSQMQS